The Salegentibacter mishustinae genome includes a window with the following:
- a CDS encoding type II glyceraldehyde-3-phosphate dehydrogenase: MKNVAVIGYGVIGKRVADAINLQNDMKLSGVCDIISDWRIQNAVRKNYNIYAATQDAADNMKSEGISVKGNMQELLKKSDLVVDCTPKKIAAQNVAIYKEQNIKFILHGGEKHETTGHSFSAENNYKSALNLNATRVVSCNTTSILRTLTALKRADLLDYARGTLLRRATDPWESHLGGIMNTMVPEKDIPSHQGPDAKSVDPELDVITAAVKVPETLSHMHYWNVKLKKQATKEEVLNAFKTSSRIKLIQYDQGLVSNNTIKEMFLDMGRPWGDMYEVALWEDMLKVQGDELFYAYVVDNQAIVIPETIDAIRALTGIETDGTKSIAKTNESLGIH, from the coding sequence ATGAAAAATGTAGCAGTTATAGGTTACGGAGTCATTGGAAAAAGGGTGGCAGATGCCATCAACTTACAAAACGATATGAAGCTTTCGGGAGTATGTGATATCATCAGCGATTGGCGTATTCAAAATGCCGTAAGAAAGAATTACAACATATACGCAGCAACTCAAGATGCAGCTGATAATATGAAATCTGAAGGGATTTCTGTTAAAGGCAATATGCAGGAACTTTTAAAGAAATCAGACCTTGTAGTGGACTGTACGCCTAAAAAGATTGCTGCTCAAAATGTAGCGATTTATAAAGAACAGAATATAAAATTTATTTTGCACGGTGGCGAAAAACACGAAACCACAGGGCATTCCTTTAGTGCAGAAAATAATTACAAATCCGCTCTAAACTTGAATGCGACAAGAGTAGTTTCTTGTAATACTACGTCTATTTTAAGAACCTTGACCGCTTTAAAAAGAGCCGATTTATTGGATTATGCCAGAGGTACACTTTTAAGAAGAGCTACAGACCCTTGGGAAAGTCATTTAGGTGGTATTATGAATACGATGGTTCCCGAAAAAGATATCCCAAGCCATCAAGGTCCAGATGCTAAAAGTGTTGACCCAGAACTGGATGTCATCACCGCAGCGGTAAAAGTACCCGAAACATTGAGCCATATGCACTACTGGAATGTGAAATTGAAAAAGCAGGCGACAAAGGAAGAAGTGCTAAATGCTTTCAAAACTTCAAGTCGTATTAAATTAATTCAATATGACCAAGGTCTGGTTTCTAACAATACCATTAAGGAAATGTTCTTGGATATGGGAAGACCTTGGGGCGATATGTATGAAGTTGCGCTGTGGGAAGATATGCTCAAAGTACAGGGAGATGAACTTTTTTATGCCTATGTAGTCGATAACCAAGCCATTGTAATCCCGGAAACAATCGATGCTATTAGGGCATTAACTGGAATTGAAACAGATGGTACAAAATCCATAGCCAAAACAAATGAAAGTTTAGGAATCCATTAA
- a CDS encoding SDR family oxidoreductase yields MDRVKNKIAIVTGGASGLGKSSAILLAREGAKIVITDLDEENGNVVVQQIKDNGGKAIFIKQDVSKENQWKKVIDTALKTFGKLHILANAAGIAVGKNVEEITLGDWKKLLSINLDGSFLGTQYGIKAMKETGEGGSIINFSSIEGLIGDPNLAAYNASKGGITLFTKSAALHCAKQGYGIRVNSIHPAYIWTPMVENFLKAQGNLEEGKKQLESLHPVGHMGEPDDIGYGVVYLASDESKFMTGSELVIDGGYTAQ; encoded by the coding sequence ATGGATCGAGTAAAAAATAAAATAGCCATTGTCACGGGAGGTGCCTCTGGCCTCGGAAAATCAAGTGCTATTTTGTTAGCACGTGAAGGAGCAAAAATAGTGATAACAGATTTGGACGAAGAAAACGGAAATGTAGTAGTTCAACAAATTAAAGATAATGGCGGTAAAGCCATATTCATCAAACAAGATGTATCCAAAGAAAATCAATGGAAAAAGGTAATCGATACTGCGCTCAAAACATTTGGAAAACTCCATATTCTGGCTAACGCTGCTGGAATAGCAGTTGGTAAAAACGTGGAAGAGATAACGCTTGGAGACTGGAAAAAACTTTTAAGCATCAATTTGGATGGCAGTTTCCTAGGCACCCAATACGGCATTAAGGCTATGAAAGAGACCGGGGAAGGTGGTTCAATCATTAACTTTTCTTCTATTGAAGGCCTTATTGGCGACCCCAATTTAGCTGCATATAACGCAAGTAAGGGTGGTATAACTTTATTTACCAAGTCTGCTGCACTTCATTGCGCGAAACAGGGTTATGGCATCCGTGTCAATTCCATTCATCCAGCTTATATATGGACACCAATGGTAGAAAATTTCCTTAAAGCCCAAGGTAATTTAGAAGAAGGAAAAAAGCAATTGGAAAGTTTGCACCCTGTTGGACATATGGGAGAGCCAGATGATATAGGTTATGGAGTGGTGTATCTGGCTTCGGATGAATCTAAATTTATGACAGGTTCTGAATTGGTAATCGACGGTGGTTATACTGCACAATAA
- a CDS encoding 6-phosphofructokinase — protein MDSTIKHIGVFTSGGDSPGMNAALYAITKTAEVNGINVSGFRKGYEGLIDGDLVQLKSHELQKLTQKGGTILKTARSKRFLELEGRKKALQTLNVNKIDALIAIGGDGTFKGLLAFSEICDIPFIGIPGTIDNDISGTDYTLGFDSAVNTAIESIDKIRDTAESHNRVFIVEVMGRDSGYIGIHSGLMVGADAILIPESDTDFINLLDKVKHYDSDDAFLIVVSEGDEIGAELVSSKIKEVNPNVDLRITKLGHVQRGGNPSALDRMLGIRLGVAAIDALLQGKNNVMVGILNNQLHLTPFEEVVKQHKINDELQDLLKLFSS, from the coding sequence ATGGATAGTACTATAAAACATATAGGTGTATTTACCTCTGGAGGTGATAGTCCAGGGATGAATGCAGCCTTGTACGCCATTACAAAAACGGCTGAAGTAAATGGTATAAACGTAAGCGGCTTTCGAAAAGGATATGAAGGATTGATAGACGGTGACTTGGTTCAATTAAAATCGCACGAATTACAAAAACTGACCCAAAAGGGTGGCACTATCCTTAAGACAGCCCGAAGCAAACGTTTTCTCGAACTGGAAGGTCGAAAAAAAGCCTTGCAAACTCTAAATGTAAACAAAATAGACGCTTTAATTGCCATTGGTGGTGATGGTACATTTAAAGGATTACTTGCTTTTTCAGAGATATGCGATATCCCATTCATAGGGATTCCCGGAACTATTGACAACGATATTTCGGGTACGGATTACACCCTTGGTTTCGATTCCGCAGTTAACACAGCCATTGAAAGCATTGATAAAATAAGGGATACTGCCGAATCTCACAATCGGGTATTTATCGTGGAAGTAATGGGTAGAGATTCTGGCTATATCGGCATTCATTCAGGATTGATGGTTGGCGCTGATGCCATACTCATCCCAGAGAGCGATACCGACTTTATTAACCTTTTGGATAAGGTAAAACATTACGATAGCGACGATGCTTTTCTAATCGTAGTTTCTGAAGGTGACGAAATTGGTGCCGAACTTGTTTCTTCAAAAATAAAGGAAGTCAATCCCAATGTCGATTTACGCATAACGAAGCTTGGCCACGTGCAACGAGGTGGAAACCCATCTGCTTTAGATAGAATGCTTGGTATTAGGCTTGGAGTGGCAGCAATAGATGCACTTTTGCAAGGGAAAAACAACGTAATGGTAGGGATTTTAAACAATCAATTGCACTTAACACCTTTTGAAGAGGTGGTTAAACAACATAAAATAAATGATGAGCTACAGGATCTTTTGAAACTATTTAGCTCATAA
- a CDS encoding glycoside hydrolase family 130 protein — MEHTIQINTEVPIEKLGILLSPTKLEFENNGVLNPGIFQEGEEVHIFYRAVEDGNYSTIGYAKTNEHLDLIERKSSPLITRDFDYEKHGVEDARIVKIEDTYYLTYTAYDGFNAMGALATSKDMRHFDKKGIITPKLNYKEYKYHLECCSQEKLNPKYYHYYNLFASIGLADEKHRFLRDKDIVLFPKKINGKFVMLHRIWPGIQIVQFEKWEDLTKEFWINHIRNLTDHILMDPFFDFEVNYLGAGGAPIETEDGWLIIYHGVCETNIGKTYHAAAALLDIEDPTKVIGRLPYPLFSPSEKWELEGVVNHVVFPTGTSLFDDDLYIYYGAADKHIAVAKLSLKQLLGELKKHPSQKNTP; from the coding sequence ATGGAACATACAATTCAGATTAATACAGAAGTACCCATAGAAAAATTAGGGATCCTACTTAGTCCCACTAAATTGGAATTTGAAAATAACGGCGTGCTCAATCCTGGAATATTTCAAGAGGGTGAAGAGGTGCATATCTTTTACCGTGCGGTGGAAGATGGCAATTACTCTACCATTGGATATGCCAAAACCAATGAGCATTTAGATCTCATAGAAAGGAAATCAAGCCCGTTAATAACTCGTGATTTTGATTATGAAAAACATGGTGTGGAAGATGCTCGTATTGTTAAAATTGAAGATACCTATTATTTAACTTATACAGCTTATGACGGGTTCAATGCCATGGGTGCTTTGGCTACCTCCAAAGACATGAGACATTTCGATAAAAAAGGGATTATTACTCCAAAATTGAATTACAAGGAATATAAATACCATCTTGAATGTTGTAGTCAGGAAAAGTTAAACCCAAAATACTATCACTATTACAACCTTTTTGCTAGCATAGGTTTAGCAGATGAAAAACATAGATTTTTACGGGACAAGGATATTGTACTCTTCCCAAAAAAAATCAACGGGAAATTCGTCATGCTCCACCGTATATGGCCGGGAATACAAATAGTACAATTTGAAAAATGGGAAGACCTTACCAAAGAATTTTGGATAAATCATATAAGGAACCTCACCGATCATATCCTTATGGATCCGTTCTTCGATTTTGAAGTGAATTATCTGGGTGCGGGAGGCGCACCCATAGAAACAGAAGATGGTTGGCTGATAATATACCACGGGGTTTGTGAAACCAACATCGGAAAAACGTATCACGCGGCAGCTGCGCTATTGGATATTGAAGACCCTACAAAAGTAATCGGGAGGTTGCCTTATCCCTTGTTTTCCCCTTCAGAAAAATGGGAATTAGAAGGAGTGGTGAACCACGTGGTATTCCCTACGGGAACCTCATTGTTTGATGATGATCTCTATATCTATTATGGGGCAGCAGATAAACATATTGCTGTGGCCAAACTAAGCCTCAAACAATTATTGGGTGAGCTAAAAAAACATCCTTCACAGAAAAACACACCATAG
- a CDS encoding APC family permease: MKNTTDKNNKLSLIGSISLGTGVMIGAGIFVLMGQIAELVGDLFPIAFIAGAVVVGFSSYSYVKFSNAFPSSGGVVKFLNKSYGPGTTTGFYSLLMYVSMVVSESLVAGTFGAYTLRLFPESYAGYASTLGVGLIVVAYIVNILGNKVIGATATFTAIIKVVGIAILAIAGLAISGFADITGNYIPKNTETLPQGFGFVAALALSILAYKGFTTITNQGADIKNPHKNLGRSIVFSILICTLIYVALALAVAGGLSIPEIIEAKDYALAAAAKPVFGEWGSWITIGIAIIATVSGVIASIFSSSRLLAMLSNMKQVPSLTKLGSLKNPALVFTSSLAILLTVLFDLTRIASIGAIFYLIMDIAIHWGLFRHLKNKVVFQPIIPLIAIVLDIAVLAAFLYIKYLNDPLVLIVAAIGIVLILVAERLFMISHTDDEGNMPMGMKNTSDKNKKT; this comes from the coding sequence ATGAAAAACACCACAGATAAAAATAATAAGCTTTCCCTAATAGGTTCCATATCTCTTGGTACAGGCGTAATGATTGGTGCTGGCATATTTGTCCTTATGGGGCAAATAGCAGAGTTGGTGGGTGATCTATTTCCCATTGCATTTATTGCAGGTGCTGTTGTGGTGGGTTTTAGCTCATATTCCTATGTCAAGTTTTCAAATGCTTTTCCATCGTCTGGAGGTGTGGTTAAATTCCTTAACAAATCCTATGGACCTGGAACAACAACAGGGTTTTATTCTTTGCTGATGTACGTATCAATGGTAGTTTCCGAAAGTCTGGTGGCGGGCACTTTTGGAGCATATACGTTGAGACTATTTCCCGAGTCCTATGCAGGTTATGCCTCTACCCTGGGTGTTGGGCTAATTGTTGTTGCTTATATAGTGAACATCCTGGGCAATAAGGTTATTGGTGCCACCGCGACATTTACCGCTATTATAAAGGTAGTGGGAATAGCAATTTTAGCTATTGCCGGCCTTGCAATTTCAGGTTTTGCCGATATTACGGGAAACTATATTCCCAAAAATACTGAGACATTACCACAAGGCTTCGGATTTGTGGCCGCTTTGGCGTTATCTATCCTTGCTTATAAAGGCTTTACCACTATCACGAACCAAGGAGCCGATATTAAAAACCCGCATAAAAATCTTGGTAGGTCTATCGTGTTTTCCATACTTATCTGCACACTGATATATGTAGCCTTGGCATTAGCTGTTGCGGGAGGTTTAAGCATTCCTGAAATAATCGAAGCTAAAGATTATGCCCTTGCAGCCGCCGCAAAACCTGTTTTTGGGGAATGGGGTTCCTGGATTACCATTGGCATTGCCATTATTGCCACGGTTTCTGGGGTCATTGCCAGTATCTTTTCCTCTTCACGCTTGTTGGCAATGCTCAGCAATATGAAACAGGTGCCTTCTTTAACCAAACTTGGTAGCTTAAAAAATCCAGCACTAGTATTCACGTCTTCCCTCGCCATTTTACTGACCGTGCTTTTCGATTTGACAAGGATAGCATCCATTGGGGCTATTTTTTACCTTATTATGGATATCGCTATCCATTGGGGGCTGTTCCGTCACCTTAAAAACAAAGTGGTTTTTCAGCCTATCATCCCATTAATAGCCATCGTATTGGACATTGCGGTATTGGCAGCTTTTCTTTATATAAAATATCTGAACGATCCTTTGGTGCTTATCGTAGCAGCGATTGGGATTGTTCTAATACTTGTGGCGGAACGCCTTTTTATGATTTCACATACAGACGATGAAGGTAATATGCCGATGGGAATGAAGAATACAAGTGACAAAAACAAAAAAACATAA
- a CDS encoding class I fructose-bisphosphate aldolase, whose protein sequence is MKTDKNIVELLGEKADFYLEHVCEKITKDELQVPSKNSLEKVFGNSNRNSQVLRSLSQLYNHGNLAGTGYLSILPVDQGIEHSAAFSFYKNPDYFDPENIIKLALEAGCNGVASTFGVLGLNARKYAHKIPFIVKINHNELLTYPNKYDQTLFGKVKTAWDMGAIAVGATIYFGSAESNRQLKEIAEAFEEAHNLGMATILWCYTRNEAFKTEKEDYHAAADVTGQANHLGVTIQADIIKQKLPTNNFGFKEIGFGKYDDEMYKTLTTDHPIDLCRLQVANCYMGKIGLINSGGGSKGKSDLVDAITTAVINKRAGGSGLIMGRKAFQKPFSEGVKVLQSVQEVYLDDKISIA, encoded by the coding sequence ATGAAAACAGACAAGAATATAGTAGAACTTTTAGGAGAAAAAGCAGACTTCTATTTAGAACACGTTTGTGAAAAAATAACAAAGGATGAATTGCAAGTGCCAAGCAAAAATAGTTTAGAAAAAGTATTTGGCAATAGCAACAGAAATTCACAGGTACTTCGTAGCCTTTCCCAATTATACAATCACGGAAATCTGGCAGGAACTGGTTATTTAAGTATCCTTCCTGTTGACCAAGGTATTGAGCATAGCGCGGCCTTTTCATTCTATAAAAACCCAGATTATTTCGACCCAGAGAACATTATAAAACTCGCCCTTGAGGCCGGTTGTAATGGGGTGGCTTCCACGTTTGGGGTTTTGGGTTTGAATGCCCGAAAATATGCCCATAAAATCCCTTTTATCGTTAAGATTAACCACAATGAACTGCTTACCTACCCGAACAAATATGACCAAACACTCTTTGGTAAGGTAAAAACCGCTTGGGATATGGGAGCAATTGCCGTAGGAGCTACGATTTATTTTGGTTCAGCGGAAAGTAACAGACAACTCAAAGAAATAGCAGAGGCTTTTGAAGAAGCTCATAATCTTGGTATGGCTACCATTTTATGGTGCTATACACGAAATGAAGCTTTTAAAACCGAAAAAGAAGATTACCACGCGGCTGCCGATGTTACTGGGCAGGCCAATCATTTGGGCGTAACTATTCAAGCGGATATCATCAAACAAAAATTACCAACCAATAATTTCGGGTTTAAAGAAATAGGATTTGGAAAATATGATGATGAAATGTATAAAACGTTGACGACAGACCATCCCATTGACCTTTGTCGATTACAGGTAGCAAATTGTTATATGGGTAAAATAGGACTGATAAATTCTGGCGGTGGTTCTAAAGGGAAGTCCGATTTAGTTGATGCTATAACTACTGCCGTCATCAATAAAAGGGCTGGTGGCTCTGGGCTGATAATGGGAAGAAAAGCATTTCAAAAGCCTTTTAGCGAAGGCGTGAAAGTATTACAATCTGTTCAGGAAGTTTATTTGGACGATAAAATTAGTATAGCATAA
- a CDS encoding dicarboxylate/amino acid:cation symporter, which yields MFDTEIKSLKSLNHYLLKLVESRLWLKVIIALFLGVGFGLLLSPQNGWISKETADIAGNWLALPGVLFLKLVQMIMIPLIVASIITGIASNDKDSLKKLGGGVLLYFLGTTIVSVSIGTILSQIFRPGRFLHQQALKEHNEITAVSTDEPELSFGVETIPDAISNLLPENPLASMVSGEMLSIVIFTIIIGVAVLSLENDLLRPVKLLLSAIQEVCMTVVKWSMLLVPIAVFGLMAQLTSSVGLSSLSGLTYYVGVVLLGLLLLVIFYLGLIVLLGKANPMHFLKKIRDVQLLAFSTTSSAAVMPLSLQTAEEKLKVDKTISNFIIPIGATVNMDGTALYQTITTLFIAQAYGLEMSLLNIIVVIVTIVAASIGTPAIPGGGVVILASVLGSVGIPAEGIIIIIGVERLLGMFRTAVNVTGDLTACMVFNRLYGIKNIEILKKEAL from the coding sequence ATGTTTGATACAGAGATAAAATCATTAAAATCACTTAACCACTACCTCCTTAAACTGGTAGAAAGCCGTCTATGGCTTAAAGTAATCATTGCCTTATTTTTAGGTGTTGGATTTGGTCTGCTATTGAGTCCACAAAATGGATGGATTTCTAAAGAAACAGCAGATATCGCGGGGAATTGGCTGGCATTGCCCGGTGTACTATTTCTGAAACTGGTTCAAATGATTATGATTCCGTTGATTGTGGCTTCCATCATCACAGGAATCGCAAGTAATGATAAGGACAGTTTAAAAAAATTAGGTGGTGGTGTTTTACTATATTTTTTGGGCACAACAATAGTTTCGGTTAGCATTGGTACGATACTATCCCAAATTTTTAGACCGGGTCGTTTTCTTCATCAACAAGCACTAAAAGAGCATAATGAAATTACGGCAGTTTCAACTGATGAACCCGAGCTTTCCTTCGGAGTTGAAACGATTCCTGATGCCATCTCAAACCTGCTTCCTGAAAATCCATTGGCATCTATGGTAAGTGGTGAAATGTTAAGTATTGTCATTTTCACAATCATTATTGGTGTAGCTGTGCTATCTCTTGAAAATGATTTACTGCGCCCAGTAAAGCTGCTTCTAAGTGCCATTCAGGAAGTCTGTATGACGGTGGTAAAATGGTCTATGTTATTAGTCCCTATTGCTGTTTTCGGACTTATGGCACAGCTTACCTCTAGTGTTGGTTTAAGTTCTCTTTCCGGTCTCACCTATTATGTTGGCGTCGTCCTGCTCGGTCTATTACTTTTGGTAATTTTCTATTTAGGGCTAATTGTGCTTCTTGGAAAAGCAAACCCTATGCATTTCTTAAAAAAAATAAGGGACGTTCAATTATTGGCCTTTTCAACCACAAGCTCTGCGGCCGTGATGCCACTTTCCCTTCAAACAGCCGAAGAAAAATTAAAGGTGGACAAGACCATTAGCAATTTTATCATTCCCATTGGCGCAACCGTCAATATGGATGGTACTGCACTTTATCAAACGATAACAACCCTTTTTATAGCCCAAGCCTATGGACTGGAAATGAGTTTACTCAATATTATTGTGGTCATTGTAACTATCGTTGCTGCTTCAATCGGCACACCTGCCATTCCCGGAGGTGGTGTGGTGATACTCGCTTCTGTTTTGGGAAGTGTTGGTATCCCAGCCGAAGGCATCATCATTATTATTGGTGTAGAAAGATTGTTGGGAATGTTCAGGACTGCTGTAAACGTAACGGGTGACCTTACAGCTTGTATGGTTTTTAATAGGTTGTATGGTATAAAAAACATTGAAATTCTTAAAAAAGAAGCTTTATAA
- a CDS encoding glycosyltransferase, with protein MDTTLKMILISSFPPRECGIATFSQDLVNAVKNIYGCTLPVEVYALENDPERCKDKDDVTDTLHSPTLTDYRKIADAINERTDVGMVCIQHEFGLFGGDYGEHILSFMLAVNKPIVTVFHTVLPNADSRRKSIVAAINDFSERLIVLTHNSRKILMNEYGIASKKIEVIPHGTHIVLWKEKGTLKKKYDFTQNIILSSFGLLSENKSIETVLYALPKIVQKHPNVLFLVLGKTHPEVFKREGEKYRERLVTIIDKLNLKDHVRFINKYLALEKVLEYLNLSDIYLFSSKDPHQAVSGTFVYAMSTGCPVVSTPIPHANELIDDSNGILLNDFNDPAQFQKAILYLIENKEERIKMGKSAFSKLRATSWQNVAIGYGRVFWEITNKDKDLCYQLPPVKAAHIEELTTNFGMLQFSHFDTPDPCSGYTLDDNARALIAMTMYYERYNNPDTLKLVTRYLEFMEFVQQENGWFQNYVDFNGKITAQNKEVNLEDANGRALWSLGYVVSNNQLLPEAVTEKAKKCLEKALPNVANFTSPRAISFTLKGLYYYHTTSNTSIEILTEKLVNKLMRYYELTSDQDWKWYEDYLTYANSVLPEAMMYAYLILGNKKYKEIAEVTFDFLLSQYFMKGEIQVISNKGWFHKRNQRTFFGEQPIEVAYTIFSLELFFKVTQKSKYKEQLQIAFSWFLGNNHLNQIMYNPVNGACYDGLEKNHININQGAESSICYFIARLVMDHWVTKSTEPFQLKKGKLFMCDCNDEKQCEQQEYKGRKKNIKIKNSI; from the coding sequence ATGGACACAACCCTAAAAATGATACTCATTTCTTCCTTTCCTCCCAGGGAGTGTGGTATTGCTACATTTTCACAAGACCTTGTCAACGCCGTGAAGAATATTTATGGCTGTACACTGCCTGTGGAAGTATATGCTTTGGAAAACGATCCGGAAAGATGTAAGGATAAAGATGATGTTACAGATACATTGCACAGCCCCACTCTAACCGATTACAGGAAAATCGCCGATGCCATAAACGAACGTACAGATGTGGGGATGGTATGCATTCAGCACGAGTTTGGTCTTTTTGGAGGAGACTATGGGGAGCATATTTTATCGTTCATGCTGGCCGTAAATAAACCCATAGTAACGGTTTTCCACACGGTATTGCCCAACGCGGACAGCAGGAGAAAAAGTATTGTAGCGGCTATCAACGATTTTTCTGAAAGATTAATTGTTCTTACCCATAATTCCCGTAAAATATTAATGAACGAATATGGTATTGCTTCCAAAAAAATTGAAGTGATTCCCCACGGTACACACATTGTTTTATGGAAAGAAAAAGGAACGCTAAAGAAGAAATATGATTTTACGCAAAACATAATCTTATCTTCCTTCGGGCTTCTTAGCGAAAATAAAAGTATTGAAACCGTGCTATATGCATTACCCAAAATTGTGCAAAAACATCCTAATGTATTGTTTTTGGTTTTAGGGAAAACACACCCTGAGGTTTTTAAAAGAGAAGGGGAAAAATACCGGGAAAGATTGGTTACCATTATTGATAAATTGAATCTAAAAGACCATGTAAGGTTTATCAATAAATACCTAGCACTTGAAAAAGTGCTCGAATACCTGAACCTTTCGGACATATACTTATTTTCTTCCAAAGATCCACATCAAGCGGTAAGCGGGACCTTTGTATATGCAATGAGTACAGGCTGTCCTGTGGTCTCCACCCCTATTCCCCACGCAAATGAATTGATAGATGATTCCAACGGGATACTGCTGAATGATTTCAACGATCCCGCACAATTCCAAAAAGCCATTCTCTATTTAATAGAAAATAAAGAGGAAAGGATAAAGATGGGCAAAAGCGCATTTTCTAAACTGCGCGCCACCAGCTGGCAAAATGTGGCCATTGGCTACGGCAGGGTGTTTTGGGAAATAACCAATAAAGATAAAGATCTATGTTATCAACTTCCCCCTGTAAAAGCCGCGCATATCGAAGAGCTCACTACCAATTTCGGAATGCTTCAATTCTCGCACTTTGATACACCCGATCCTTGTTCCGGCTATACTTTAGATGACAATGCCAGGGCATTGATTGCGATGACAATGTACTATGAGAGATATAACAATCCCGATACCTTAAAGCTGGTAACCCGGTATTTGGAGTTTATGGAATTTGTTCAACAAGAAAATGGATGGTTTCAAAACTATGTGGATTTTAACGGTAAAATAACTGCACAGAACAAAGAAGTTAATCTGGAAGATGCTAATGGCCGAGCCTTATGGAGCCTGGGATATGTGGTATCAAACAACCAATTGCTACCTGAGGCTGTTACTGAAAAGGCTAAAAAGTGTCTCGAAAAAGCATTGCCAAACGTTGCCAACTTTACTTCGCCCAGGGCTATCAGTTTTACTTTAAAAGGACTTTACTACTATCACACCACTTCTAATACCAGTATTGAAATATTGACGGAGAAATTAGTGAATAAATTAATGCGATATTATGAGCTTACTTCAGACCAAGACTGGAAGTGGTATGAAGATTACCTCACCTATGCCAATAGTGTCTTACCGGAAGCTATGATGTATGCCTATTTAATTTTAGGGAACAAAAAATATAAAGAAATAGCAGAAGTGACTTTTGATTTCCTGTTGTCCCAATATTTTATGAAAGGTGAAATCCAGGTAATTTCTAATAAGGGATGGTTTCACAAACGCAATCAACGCACTTTTTTTGGAGAACAACCCATAGAAGTAGCCTACACCATTTTTAGTCTGGAGTTGTTTTTTAAAGTAACACAAAAAAGCAAGTACAAAGAACAATTGCAAATTGCCTTTAGTTGGTTTCTGGGCAACAACCATCTTAACCAAATTATGTATAACCCGGTAAATGGGGCCTGTTATGACGGGCTGGAAAAGAACCACATCAATATTAATCAAGGAGCGGAATCTTCCATTTGTTATTTTATTGCCCGATTGGTTATGGATCACTGGGTAACGAAAAGTACAGAACCCTTTCAATTAAAAAAAGGTAAGTTATTTATGTGTGATTGTAATGATGAAAAACAGTGTGAACAACAGGAATATAAAGGAAGAAAGAAAAATATAAAAATTAAAAATTCGATATAG
- a CDS encoding phosphomannose isomerase type II C-terminal cupin domain translates to MKKYKEERPWGNFERFTHNEVSTVKILTVIPNEELSLQFHHNREEFWRVLEGMGSFVIGDKTTVGQKGDEFFIPKETVHQIKTSDSSVSILEIAFGNFDENDIVRLEDKYNREDPK, encoded by the coding sequence ATGAAAAAGTATAAAGAAGAAAGGCCTTGGGGAAACTTTGAACGCTTTACCCATAATGAGGTAAGCACCGTAAAGATACTCACGGTTATTCCAAACGAAGAACTAAGCCTCCAGTTTCACCACAACAGGGAAGAATTCTGGAGGGTACTGGAAGGAATGGGAAGTTTCGTAATAGGCGACAAAACAACAGTGGGCCAAAAAGGAGACGAATTTTTTATTCCAAAAGAAACCGTACATCAAATAAAAACATCAGATTCTTCGGTAAGCATCCTTGAAATAGCCTTTGGCAATTTTGATGAAAACGATATTGTTAGACTGGAGGATAAATACAACAGGGAAGACCCAAAATAA